In the genome of Coregonus clupeaformis isolate EN_2021a chromosome 11, ASM2061545v1, whole genome shotgun sequence, one region contains:
- the LOC121577453 gene encoding LOW QUALITY PROTEIN: cholesterol 25-hydroxylase-like protein 1, member 1 (The sequence of the model RefSeq protein was modified relative to this genomic sequence to represent the inferred CDS: substituted 2 bases at 2 genomic stop codons), producing the protein MLNITKVQFTLQLHTFSRSSDRLLQPLWDYFLFNHYSLISSPCFPVILCFSSLPFAVLDLLXDXFPSIHHYKIQQERRTTIRMMAKSFGRAVYNHLIFVLPAVLIQTCFMPSAVLPTSAPTVVEVLIDGLAALLLFDTQYFMWHFVHHKHPQLYRWIHAIHHEYMAPFSWSTQQISIPELITVGFCSNLDPILLKCHPFTIWCVTIFSIWMSVEDHIGYDLPWDLNHLVTFGLLGGAPVHDMHHQKPNSNYAPFFSHWDRIFGTAILAGKITEKKSVLFTGNM; encoded by the coding sequence ATGTTGAACATCACCAAGGTTCAGTTTACTTTGCAGCTTCATACCTTTTCCAGATCCTCAGACAGGCTTTTGCAGCCTCTATGGGACTATTTCCTTTTCAACCACtactccctcatctcctctccctgctTCCCTGTCATACTCTGCTTCTCCAGTCTCCCCTTTGCTGTACTAGACCTCCTGTGAGATTAGTTCCCCTCCATTCACCACTACAAGATCCAGCAAGAGAGACGTACAACCATTAGGATGATGGCAAAGAGCTTCGGAAGGGCTGTATATAACCACTTGATCTTTGTTCTGCCTGCTGTGCTGATTCAGACCTGCTTTATGCCTTCAGCGGTGCTGCCTACCAGTGCTCCAACTGTGGTAGAGGTGCTCATTGATGGACTGGCTGCCCTTCTTCTTTTTGACACCCAGTACTTTATGTGGCACTTCGTGCACCACAAGCATCCACAACTGTATCGGTGGATCCATGCCATCCACCATGAATACATGGCACCCTTCTCCTGGTCCACCCAGCAAATCAGCATTCCAGAACTGATAACAGTGGGATTCTGTAGCAACCTGGACCCCATCCTGTTGAAATGCCACCCTTTTACCATCTGGTGCGTCACCATCTTTAGTATCTGGATGTCAGTGGAGGACCACATAGGCTATGACCTGCCATGGGATCTTAACCACCTGGTAACATTTGGTCTGTTAGGAGGAGCACCCGTGCATGACATGCACCACCAGAAGCCCAACAGTAACTATGCACCTTTTTTCAGCCACTGGGACAGAATTTTTGGGACTGCCATCCTGGCAGGGAAGATAACTgagaaaaaaagtgttttattcACTGGAAATATGTAA